The genomic interval CGACGGATTCCGGGTGTTGCGTCCTAGACACGTTTCAAAAgacttcgcttcttcgacaCACTGCAGGGAACCTTGCGACTTGTCAGACCACCCCGCAGCCGGTTCGTTGCCTCGTTCCTCCAGACAGAACGACAGCTGCCCAGAATCTCAGAGGTGTGGTGAAACAAGTTGAAGTTCACAAGCTCAGTGAGTGGAACCTTTTCCGGCGGTCGATCCGGCAGTTCGGCGCCCTTCCTGGCATTCATACGCCCCTGGCTGTACGCTGCTTGGAGTTGATTTAAGTTTGAAACCTGCGTGGGTAGCTCGCTGAAGCACCCCCCTATGGTTTTAGAGCTTCGTAAGAAACTACATAGAGACACTGCGCTAGAAATCAATGGAAAATGTTCTGGAGGGTTCGATTCCCTGAACGTGTGGAGGGACGCTTCAGCCGGACGAGAAGGACAGCCGAAAAGGCACTTCGGACGAGCCGAAAAGTTTCCTTTGTTCCTAAACAAGTCCTCGAAACGTACAGGTCTCATTTTTCGCTACATGCAGTCATGGCGAACTCTCTAGCGTCCCGCAGAGTGGCTCCAGCTTTCGtgcgcgtctgcatgcaatcGACGCGCGACTTTCTCCCGCTTGGCAGCCAATCAGGCACgcattttcttttcctttgtcGGTTTTCGCCACAAAGAATTTCCCCCACTTTCCGATCCCGTATTCCGGCTTTCCcagcggagaaaagcgatCGAAAAACGGCGTTTGTTCCTGCAAGAGCAGCTTAGGCACGGTGTACGCGAGACTCGACAGAGCGATTGCCGTTGCCTTTTTACACAGCTTCAGTGAGGCTTCTCAAACTGCGCtggtcttctccctttctgcctCGCATTTCTCTGAACCTGCTCTACCACGCTGATCAGCGAGCTGCGCAGAAGTCGCATTCCTTCATCTAGAAACCGTTGTACCAAGGAGGGGGACATGCGGTCGAGTGAATGCGCTGTGCGAACGAGACTCTGGAgactttctctgcttttcgttTCCACCAGCCTCCCGGGGAGTATCGATACTCCACCGTGAAGGCGGGCGGTTGCGGGAACAGCGTTCCACTTCGTTCATCCTTTAGAAACACTGGAGATTAACTTTGCTTCTATGCgtccgtttcgtctctctttgctccCTGTAGACACCCGGCacctttcgttttcctccacTTGCTAGCTGTAGACGCCACATCGGTCTGTACACGTCGTCCGCGCTCCCACCGTTTCTCCGggcgtttttctcccgtATTCAGCTCCTGTCTCGCTGCGAAACGCGCCGTCTTCGAACTCTTtccccttcgctgtctctgggtgaattcttcctctccctccctgCTGCACTTCCCTCTTtgtcctctgccttctgctctcGATCCTCacccttcttcgtctgctctgttctccctctcgatCCTCTGCAGCGCGGCCAGAGAAATGGGgtacctgcatgcagaagcagagacgctgtCTCGCTCGCcagggaagaagcgcgaacGAGAAGCCGGCGAACTCGGGAGCGAACCGCCGTGTGAAACTCCGCGAGGAAACTTGGTTGGAGCGCCTGAGCGACCTTCAAGGCAGCGGAACTCGAAGAAGGCCAAGTCGGTCGAGACGCGAAAGACGCCGATTGTTCgtgcttcgctctcgcttcctgactgggaagacgaggaggaccTGGAAGAAGAACCTCCTCGTGCTCCACACTGCGCAAAGGGAGGAAACGCCCTTGTGTACAGCCACCGCAGCTCGCGTCTGTCGCTCGGCgccgacggagacgaagccgGGGCCGACGACGCCTTGCTGCCGAGTGGAGCTTCTCAAACTTTGCTCTCTccgcggctgcatgcacgtcgGCACCTGCCCGGAGAAATCCGCTCGCGAgcgagggacagagagaatcacgcatgcagagaaactgcTTCGGACGTCTCTGTGCTCTCCGGCACCActcgcgaagagagaagacatggATCGACTGCCTCGCATGCGCGCTCTGGAGAAACCTCCGTCAAGGCAGAGACCCCGTCGACCAGACTCGAGGTTTTCTGGAAAGGTAAAAAAgccgaaaaggagaggaaagagccGAGTGGATCCACATGTTACGAGGAAAGACAACAAAACAgcgaaggagggagaaacatTTTTGTGTTCCTGTCGGTTCGCCTTCTGGGCCGACAACGGGTGGGTCGCCACACTCACGACTTCTTGGAGgattctttctgttcttcttctttagcgccttcctcgaggattctttctgttcttcttctttagcgccttcctcgaggattctttctgttcttcttctttagcgccttcctcctgtctgtctccatccATGGCCGTGggtgtcgctttctcttccgacttcttctccacgtTCTTTGAAGTGTGGTTTGTTCTTGTGGCGTCTCCGCCCATCCCTTTCACAGCGGCCTCGTCTCTTGCTttatctctgtctcctctttcgagCGTCCGACCCTGCCCGAgtttgtttttcgtctttgtttcCAGATCCTGCGAACCGCCGCATTTTGCGGGGCCTCGCGGCCGTGCTGAAcgtggagagcgagaagtcgaataagagaagcgagaagcgccCTCCTGGAGCGCgtgagaagaagggaagagcaGGCGCGTTTTGCTCtgtcgaagaggaaagagacgatcAGGCAAGAAAACTGACAGAATGGATGAGCAGACAAATCGACTGTAGACGACGGTctcgtccctctctctcgaaaGAGCGCCTTTCCCgccagaagcagagacgatgagagacgaaagagaaacgtgtgttgagagagaacaaggagacagcagggaagggggacgaagagaaaactgaGCAAAAAGCGAATCTCTATCAAGAGGTGTGTGGCGCCGGGAGAGCGCGTCGGCGTTGCATGTCAAAGCGGGGTGGATTCTCTGGAACGTTTTCCGACTTTTCCATCGCcttttctccatcttcttttctgctgtcCTCCGGCCCCGACAgagtccttcttcctcgtttcgtctcttcctaACCTCTCTCGGTGTGCACTTCCCTCCCGCCATgcctcgcgctgtctcttttctcgtccgtctccttttcttcctcgcgcgtcttcttgAGTTCTTCGTCCTTTTGTGTCCATGTGGGCGGCCCGgcagcgcctctctcgcaCTCTCTGCATTCGTTCCTCTCCCGCTGAGGCGCGCAGCGAGCGTGGAAGTTggtccttccctctctcacttcaactctctctctcttggcaACGCTAGCGTTCCTCCACAAAAAGCTACGTTCTCAGTGTCGTGTGCGGACTCCTGTTGTCCCTCGCATCGCGGGCAAGAAACTCAACAGCGACATACTGTGATGCCTACGGCACTGAGGTGACTCTCGCCGCGAAACAGAAATTCAGTCTCTACTCCTTTGTTCCCTGCGTCGACCTGTCGCTCCCGAGAGCATGCGGAGAACGTCCCTCGAGGCTTCATCTTTCTCTTtgcgctttctcctctttcgctccCGGACGGCGTCTCGCGacacgcagaaagaagcgtcTCCGAAACAATACTTTCAAGAACCTCTTCGGAGAAGCCCAGTGCCTCCGAGGCGCAGATGCCCACAAACAATTCCTTCAGAAAAACGCATCTCTCCCTAGCAGCCTTGCGACTTCATCGCGGGTCGACACCAACATATACAAGCATGAAAacgcacacatgcatataattatatatatatttatatatatatatatatatatatatatatatgcatcccGTATGTAAATATAAATAATTCCACAAATTATGATGattatatgcatgcatgcatatacacacatctacagggtcgcctttttctcgcagGTCCtctgcggagagaaaaactaTCGCTCTTGCTGTAGAACGGGGCTGCTTCGTTGTGCGAAACTCCCAGAAAAGAATCAAACGAGTTGCACGCGGTCGGATCTGCAACCGATGCGCGTTCTCTTGCAAAAATGTCTATCATTTCATTAAAAAACATATTTCTGGAAAGCAGCTGCGCACAGCCAGGCACCATAGACCAGTTTTCCAAGCTCAGATGTGcattacatatatatatatatatatataatatttatatatatatatatatatatatatatgcacatacagGGTGTATACAAACGCGGAGAGGTACGCGTGTGCATTCACGCATCCTTTACATTAGGAGACAGTCTACATTCGCAAACGCATTTTGTCGCAGGAACACACGACGCGCGAGAGCAGCGCATcgacggagagaacggaCGAAGGAAGGGAAAGCCGATGCATAGGAAGAATTGcatgaaaagagaaagaagacgaaaaagcagCCGGAAGTCCAcaggcttcgtcttctgaacttccttctctgctttgacccctccctttttctggctcttgctctctccatCCACGTTTGTCGGTCACacgctctcctcgctttctgtcctcgcctcctttcCTGGGACTCGAGCCTGGAGTTCGAGGTCTCCACACCGACTCTGTCACagctcttctccatctcgacctctttcttcttctctcgcgtgatcttcttcttgttcttcacTGCACGGCTCGTTCTCGCCTTTGCCTCTCCCAGGTCTTTCGGTTCGACTTTTTCCGGTCTGCTTTCCGTTTCAGGTGAACTTCTCGACTTCTGCGTCGATTTCGTCGAAGGCAGCTTGAGAGAAGTCCACGTCCAGAACGTCGAGGTCTTCGCGCATGTGCTGTGCAGACGTCGTGCCAGTCAAAACCACCAAGCCTTTCTCGAGCAAATATCGGAACCAAACCTGCAGACGGTCCAGCCAGAAACAGGCAAACGCGAGCGTaacaaggaaagaagacgagagagaagtgaagtGCGATGTAGGCAAACGCGGCGTAGCGGCGCGTTCttgaaaaaagacaaaaactgcaaagaaaaaaggacgcCCAGAGTGTCACCAAAAACCACGAAAACTCGGAGCACTGGCCCCTGGGTGACACAGCCTTCGTCTTCAAaagacaaacacacacacaccacaCCTCTATCGCTTTAACGAGgccgagacagacacaccagTCCTAACTCCCGTTGTTCTCGTTCGGgatctccttctctttctgcctttgtttctcttcctcgcgtcctctcttcttctctctttcctcctccccttctctcctgcttcctctgcactttctcctctttcctcctctgtctcgtctcttgctcgcgcctcctcgctctcttctctcttcttccttctcctctcgttctctccttcgccacGGTCCCGCCCGcatcttgttctctctccttgtcttttttcctgcgcttcttcttctcgttctccttttcctcctctcttcttcttcctctgtctgcagGTACCTGCGCCGGAGTGCAGTGGAAGACGCGAGCTGCGCTGAGGACGGCGGCAGACCGCAGCATGTGTGGATTGGCCGTGAGCGTCCAGAAGGCCTCGTACACTACGCCTTGCTCGAGGCAGAAGTTCTGGAGCTGCGAAGCCCCCAacacagaaaggaaggagaagagaagggaagtgaAACCCCATGAAACGAAAAACGtcttcgagtctctctctctctcatttTCATCTTTCTCGTTAACGAAGACTCAAGTCCTTGTCGCCGGCAAtccagctgcagcagcaccACTCTGTCGCATGCATCGCTTCCTCACAcatgtcttcttcccttattcgcttcccttctcactttattctcttcctcttgcacctcttcttcctcctcctttccttctccgtgactctctcccttcttcctgtctctcatCCGtgttccggtgtctctgtctccctccttcgTCCCCTTTTgttcctgcttctcgttcttctcgttcttctcgttcttctcgttcgtctcgttcttctcgttcttctcgttcgtctcgttcttctctgccttccttctcACTTCCGGACTTAGATTGACCCGTCGCATCTCCCTTCGTTGTGTGGCagcttcctccctcttcctctccccccgCCTCGACTCACGTCTTTGTCGTatcctgtctctgcgtagAACCGGTTCTGCAGGACTCTCGGCTTGTGTCGCGCCGCAGCGTGCAGGCGTCTGAGCATCTCGACGTCGTAGCAGTTGCTTATTCCGATCAAGCGGACGGTGCCTTCGTCCACTGCCGCTTCGAGAGCTCGCCAGGCCTCCAGAGTTCTCTCCAGACTCCCCAGCGGCGAATGCAGCAGCACGCTGTCTAAAAAGTCCACTTGCAAATTGGCGAGAGaggtctgtgcatgcatacgcgaagacacgcagaagcgagacgaaagGCGGAGGCTGCAACGTGGAAGAGAGGCGGCCATCCTCAGGTCTCCAAAGTGGGTTActccttgcttctctcatggcgtcctctttctgccgactctctctcttctctcttcttacTCGCCTTCCGACTCTGtccctcctccctctctttcctcccctctccacAGTGCCTTCCCTAtaccttttctctccccctctctctcttctctttttctctttttctctttttctcttttttcctttttttctttttgttctttcccccccttttctccactcttctctcttgttttcgtcttctggttcctttttccccttttttctttttctccttttttctttttcctttttcttcgccttttttcttgtcctttttctccctttttcctccttcctcctctttcctcctcggCACCTCCTCACCCGAAGCGACTGTTTCACTTGCTCGTGGACGGGCGCGTGTGGGTCGTAGGGGAGCGGCTTGCTGCGGTCTTGTCCGTCGAGAGGTGTGAACTTCGTTTGAATAAAAAGCGAGCTCCGGGGcaagttcttctctcgcagaaATTCCTGGATGCCTCGGCCAACCCCCGCCTCGTCGTAGTGCTTCGGCTGACacgctgaaaaaaaagatTTCAAAAACGAGTTCCAAGAGACCAgatcctcttctctccctaTTCTCCGACCTCACCATACCACAGGCACTCATACCACATagagatacatacatacatacatacaaacataaCTATATCTATGgaaatatacacatatacatatatatatatatatatatatatatataagtatatgtatgtatatatgtgtgtgtacatgGCGAGCCCTGTGTATACATGGATGTCCCTAAGTATGCATGCTTCACTCTGCATAAGCCTGTGCGAGCGTTTCCTTGTCGTTGTTGCTCTTCGGTAGACGCCGCATGCGTGTCTGTTTgagctttctttctcgcgtgcctcgtctccctctctctgtccttaGCGCCTCTTgcccgcctcctcctcctctcgccgcgCGCTGTTCGGTCTCCCGTTGCCTAAAtccttcttgttttctgaCCTGTGTCGACGCCAGTGAAGCCGGCGAGGAGTGCCTGCCTGACGAGTTGCGCCgtgttgtctttcttccacgCAGTGCCGTAAAGGAGTCTCGGAAGCTCGACGCCTTCGCGAGACGCTGTCTCCCGCTCCGGCGCGTCGTCGCCACTGTCCTCGCGCCGTGGTAGCCGCTGCGCCTCCAGGGAGGTTCTGCGGCGGCCGAGGGCGGAGGGCGGCGACCCGggaggtgtacgtacacccgaaagTTCGAGGGCTCCCGGCGAGGGCCGGGCGTAGGCGGGGAGGAAGACCGCGCgtgagagaggcggcagacgcgACATTTCCACAGGATTGATCGCGCGACCCAGCGAGACGACGACGCCCGCGGCCAGGAAGGCCGAGAGACTTAGGCACACGAGGAACTTGAAGGACGGCGCCGAAGCGACTGCCTCCAGCGCCGACTGATGCAgcggcgcgcgcgtctcctccgcgccgagggcgagaggaagaagagagagacacagacacgcaaacgagagagacaacggacccagacaagaagaaaagcgcaCAGACGACGCGCGGTGAGgcacagcagaagaaggaggggaggaagaggaagaagagcaagaagacgaggaggaggaagaagaggaagaagaagaggaagaagaaggagagaagtcgagacgGAGGGTGCGGAGCGGTGGAGTCGATCGTTGttcgtcgagaagaaaggaggttGTTGTGTGTaaaaagagaaactcgaaggcaggcgagaagcgGCGCCAGCTGAGAGGAACGGCAGGCTGTTGTCGCCGGGCGGCGACTTGCCTCAGTGTGTGTGTCATGCCAGGCACCTTGGAGACTCGCCAGGTGGAGTCCCGCTCTGCAGTTCCTCGCGGACTGACTTGTTTCGTCTCGCGCCGGTTTTGAAACGAGACAAGCAAATCAAAGACGCCGCAACACAGTTTGCAGAAAATCCGACGGTCCTTGCATGGCGGAAAGGAGCTGCCCGACAAGAACAACAGAGCTggcgagacgaggagggaaGACTGCGCGCAGTGTGTGTCTCGCGCGTCGGGCGTACccagcgagacagacagagagagggcgaagagcgaaaaaaggtAAAAACTCGAGTTCTTCACGCAGCGCGAGAAAAGTTTGCGTTCTTCGAAAGACAAAAGTGAGAAACACGCGCATCTTCTGGCCAAAAAGGGTGAGAAAAAACCGTGCCTGGGCAGCCGGGTCGACAGGGAGGCGCCAGCGAGAGATTTTGAGTGGGCGTCGATCGAAGCTGTCGCGGAAAAGGGGGATTTCTCTGTGCACACCGGAAGAATGCCAGTGAAAAAGCATTTTTCCCTCTACACCTTAATGTGCATTTAAGCAACCGTCCAACGTCGTCCAGAGATTTCGCTTCCTCCGAGGAgttcctctcttttgctGAGGAAACAGCCCCTCTCATTACGGTCCGCGGACACAAGGTCTGCAGCCTCGTCCGGCAGTCGTCCCACCGGGCGAGTTCCGTACTTCGCGCAGAGTCCGAGGAGACAAGTTTTAGACTTTTCACAAGAAAATAAAGAAGGAAGGCTGAATCTCCCGTGTGCCCGTTGCATTCTCGGCAGGGAGGGCTGTCGAGTTTCACGGATATTTGGAGGCACAGGCAACCACGTAGATTACGTGTGTAAAGAAGCGATGATGTGCGCGTCAACTTCACTGTCTGcacctatatatatttatatatataaacgtatatatgtattatgtgtatttatgtaGCC from Toxoplasma gondii ME49 chromosome VIIa, whole genome shotgun sequence carries:
- a CDS encoding aldo/keto reductase family oxidoreductase (encoded by transcript TGME49_281620~Predicted trans-membrane domain (TMHMM2.0):143-166) is translated as MTHTLRQVAARRQQPAVPLSWRRFSPAFEFLFLHTTTSFLLDEQRSTPPLRTLRLDFSPSSSSSSSSSSSSSSSCSSSSSSPPSSAVPHRASSVRFSSCLGPLSLSFACLCLSLLPLALGAEETRAPLHQSALEAVASAPSFKFLVCLSLSAFLAAGVVVSLGRAINPVEMSRLPPLSRAVFLPAYARPSPGALELSGVRTPPGSPPSALGRRRTSLEAQRLPRREDSGDDAPERETASREGVELPRLLYGTAWKKDNTAQLVRQALLAGFTGVDTACQPKHYDEAGVGRGIQEFLREKNLPRSSLFIQTKFTPLDGQDRSKPLPYDPHAPVHEQVKQSLRTSLANLQVDFLDSVLLHSPLGSLERTLEAWRALEAAVDEGTVRLIGISNCYDVEMLRRLHAAARHKPRVLQNRFYAETGYDKDLQNFCLEQGVVYEAFWTLTANPHMLRSAAVLSAARVFHCTPAQVWFRYLLEKGLVVLTGTTSAQHMREDLDVLDVDFSQAAFDEIDAEVEKFT
- a CDS encoding hypothetical protein (encoded by transcript TGME49_281610), whose product is MGYLHAEAETLSRSPGKKREREAGELGSEPPCETPRGNLVGAPERPSRQRNSKKAKSVETRKTPIVRASLSLPDWEDEEDLEEEPPRAPHCAKGGNALVYSHRSSRLSLGADGDEAGADDALLPSGASQTLLSPRLHARRHLPGEIRSRARDRENHACRETASDVSVLSGTTREERRHGSTASHARSGETSVKAETPSTRLEVFWKDPANRRILRGLAAVLNVESEKSNKRSEKRPPGAREKKGRAGAFCSVEEERDDQARKLTEWMSRQIDCRRRSRPSLSKERLSRQKQRR